The Xylocopa sonorina isolate GNS202 chromosome 10, iyXylSono1_principal, whole genome shotgun sequence genome contains the following window.
ACGCGTATATAAAAGCGAGCGTTACAACTGCTTTTGGCTGTTTCGTTTCTTTCGTGACGATTGTCTAACGTTCTTTTTAGTAGATAGCTTATACCAACGATTAATCACGTGACACCAAATCAAGAAATCATTCACAAATGGCCACAGAACAACCATTCATTTTTTGGATACTGTTCGGATTGTGGCTTGATCGGCATCTAGCCGATGGCGTAAACGTTACGAGTAAGTGGATTCGTTCACTTTTCCTGAACTGTCGACAAGAAAGACCTACGCTCATTCAAGTGACTTGTCACGAGTATCGAATCCCAATTTAACGTCGAGGAAAAAAGAAATACATTGAGATTATGCGAAAGTTGTATGTCTTCGCATTCGTTTCAGTGAGCAGCCACGAGGTACGGATCATGAGCGAAAAGATGGAGCATAACGCGGGCAGGATAGTTTGGTCAGGATATAAGAGTACGACGACTGTTCGACCCGATAATTTAGAAAGACCTAGAGGATGTGGAACGACATCGAAAAATCGAAACAGATTAGTGGGCGGTAGACCAACTAGCCCCACCGAATGGCCCTGGATGGTGGCTCTACTTAGAAGAAATCAGACCCAGTACTGTGGAGGTGTCCTCATTACCGATAGACACGTTTTGACAGCTGCTCATTGTGTATATAGGTAGTGTTTAGAAGAGATTGACTCTTTTGTTATTAAAGACAGCTATAAtagaatagtaatattttatagTTACCTAATGTCAAGGAGAGAAAGAAAGTCGTTGTACGCTATTCTTTGATCAACGATATGAATCAGTAGTCGTAAACAGAAGCATACGATGTCAGATCTCTTAGCCAATAGCGGTGCCCTTTGCATAAAGTTTTGCATcctgaaaatatatttttcacctgaaaaattataataatcCGTGGCAGATTTTTGCAATTTAAACGAACATTGAGTAAATATCAAGTATACTTTGTATAATATAACAAAGAATTGGATGTTTATTCCACTAATGTGTAGATTTGCGATTGATTCCCTCCGTGCAGCGATACCATACGTATATGCCAGGGGTAAATTCTACTGTTACGAAACGGTTGCAGACTGTACGGGACTGTATTATGTATATGTTTAATTTGTTCCCTTTCTGCTGGTTAGCTTCAACCTGCGGGATATCATAGTCAGGCTTGGTGAATATGATTTCACGACCACAGAAGAAACAACAGCCATAGACTTTGCAATCTCGGAAGTACGCGTCCATCAAGACTTCAATTTGATCACATTAGAGAATGACATAGCGATAATTAAGATGCATCGACCTACCGTTTTTGATAGCTACATTTGGCCTGTGTGCTTGCCACCAGTGGATGAAACGTTCGAAAATAAGATTGGTGTCGTAACAGGTTGATAGTTGCCCATTAAAATCTTCATGTCTTTCTTACAGGATTAAATGATGTGGGAGTTTTCAGGTTGGGGTACTCGATACTACGGAGGTCCTGTTAGTACAGTTTTAATGGAAATCGATGTTCCGATATGGCCACAGAGCAAATGCGTGAACAGTTTCGTTCAACGAATTCCTAATACGGTGATATGTGCTGGTGCTTATGAGGGTGGACGCGATGCTTGTCAGGTGAGAAAAAACTGAATAAACTAATGATATCATCTGTAAAATAATTAGGATAAATAAGTAAAACTATTTATAGCGCCTCACAAAACATATAGAATATTTTAACTAAAAGTTTTCTTGAAAAGGGTAATTGAATGCCTTACTTTTTCTGACGCCATATTGGTATAGCGTTACATTCTTTCTTCGGTTAATGATCGGTTGCGTTTTCATGCAGGGTGATTCTGGTGGACCGTTACTGCATCAACTTGGAAATGGTAGATGGATAAACATCGGGATAGTGTCCTGGGGGATACGGTGCGGAGAGCCGGGACGACCTGGAATATACACGCGAGTCAGTTCTTATCTCGATTGGATATTCGAAAACGCAGTATTCTAATATCTTCGATGTGATTCGAAGACACGATACAAAATCTCTCGTGCCTGGAAACGACGAAACTTTATTTCCTCGTATATCGATCGTTACATCGTTCGGAAAGAGATTGACACGAATAGAGAGAAATTCGATCATTAGGGCGTTTAGTGTTTGTCGCGCTAATTTTCATACTTTCTTTTTTCATCGCCCGAACGCGTATCTATACGCGCATGTAATAATAATATACAAGCGTTCGATGATTCCTTGGCTGAATCTCGATCGTTTAACAAATGACTTTCGTGCGAGGTCCAGCCTCTCTTTGCTTTTTGCACACCAATTATCTAACTTCAACTTTtcataaatatatgtatatgtgtatgtatatatatatatttttgtatatatttatgtatataGTCCGtgttcatcaaacatagaaagacGCGTGTGCGCGTAAAATTCGCACTCTCAAAATTTTACTTTCCGTACCACTGTGTCCATATATATCTCTGTATTTTCCAGTTTGGTTGCACGTTTTCTCTGAAGTTTAATTCGAGCATCTTTTGCGATCTTACAGGGCATGTTTCGATCGTCTAAGTGAGAGTCAAGTATCCATGGAAGCAGTAAGTCTGACGCGACTGCCTCGACACAAATTTGCGTTGCGCGACTCTCCAATTGAAAGTGGCTCTATCTATTGCCAGTATTTCCAATTAGACAGTCGCTGCTATGCGTTTGCATTAATGAGAGCAGCAAGGTCAGAATCACTGCTTCTGTTTCTACAAATTTGCGCAACGTGACGCTCTCATGATCTACGAGTACTTCTTTTGAACTCGCTTATACACTCTCGACCATGAACACACTCTCTTTCGTCGTCACCATCCTCTCGTGGTTTTTCAATCGATTTCCGCGCACGCGCAAAAGATAATCCGTATCCCGTTTTCCGGGATTTACTGATTTCTCTACTGAAAGCGCTGGTCCTTGGAAAGCGCCGACGTTTCACCGTCTGCGACGTGAATACGAAACGGACGCCCATAAAGATAAAGACAGAGAAAGAAGGGGGGGAAACTTTTCGCAACTAGCAGGAACTAGGTGACTCTcgccttcttctttttttatcaCGGGAATAGAGTACATGCACGTTCAACATAACATAAGCCAGTCCCTCGTAGTAGCCCCACCAGTGCCTCGTTAGAATGAATAATCGTGTTCCCGCAATGTGTTTTTatttctttgtttttttttacttCGAAAGATAATCCTTTCGAACGCGTGGACCCAAGTATCGATCGGGCTCACCGATCAGAGTTTGCTTTGCTGCTACTTCCTATTACGATAGGGCGATACACGTGTCACGGACGAGATCGATTTATCGACGAAAGATCGCGAAGCGTCGTATAAAGGTACGAAGCTAGACACGCGAGGGCGGCATCGCGGATACGAGAAGCGGCGCATTTGGCCCACTCTCCGTATGATTCGGCACGCTCTCACCGGTTTCGTAGGAGCGTCGTCCCTGCGTGTTCGCGTTGCTCGATGGAATTGAGACAACGGACGAATGATTTCGCGACGGTGATCCAACGTCTGCCAACGAACCGCCGCCTATCGTACGACCGCGGTTCGCTACACCGTTTCCCGTTGCGAAAGCGCCCCCAATGATGCTTGCACCACCGGCACTGTTACTACCACCGTCACCTCGTCCAACACCTCGAcctccaccaccgccaccacctCCGTCTCCGCTACTTCCATCATTGATGCCTCCACCTTTACGATTCTGTACTAGACCATCTCGTTGATCCGAAGTCTGTTGCCGGAGCTGTTGATTTTTTTGTTGACCCGATTGATTCGATTGCGTTCGCTGTTGTTCTTGATGATTCTTCTGGGCTGCTCGATGTATCTGATCCTGACAGTTCGGTTGTAACGACTGAGACGATCGCTTGTCTTGTTGCTTCGGCTGTTGCGTTTGATCAGGCCGATGTGTAATAATAGTTGCACAGTCATCACACGGTCGTGATTGATCCAACGTTGTCGAGACTTGACTGCTCGTTGTTGCAATCGTTGTCATGGTTGTCACCGCTGTCGTCGCCGGCGGTGATACAATGGTAGGCTGCGGAACGCTGCTTGTGGGTACTACTGGCTTCTCACCGATCAACCAGTAGGTGGTCATCGTACCTTTACCCTGCGTAATGCAGAGGAAAGCTCAAAATGAAATGCAGTACAAGCATATAATAGGTATGTGTGATTCTGTTGATTTATTGAGAGTCTTACTTTTAGAGTAACTTCGCCTCTGCAAGTGAGTTCAAAGGTTCCGAACGTATCCAGAATTTCTTTCGTTTTCGGGCTGACGTGGATCATTAGAGCTGCAAACACATCAAAAAGAATAAATAGCAAATGTAGACTGTATTAGGAAAAATTAATAATGATTGAAGAAGAATACGATTACCTTCTCCGTTGCTCTCCATTCTAGATGCGGTGTTTACAGTGTCGCCAAATAGGCAGTACCTAGGCATCTTCAGACCCACCACGCCAGCCACGCAAGGTCCTGAAATTGGGACTCATTAAAAAGGTGGAATAAAATGAATTTCATACGAAAACATTTCAGTCGAATACTCGATTTTACCAGAGTGCATTCCAATTCGAAGTTTCAGCTGCTCGTTAGGTCTGTGACGTATGCTAAATGTCATCACGGTGTCTCTCAACGCTAGACTCATCCTCGCGATTTCCCTGGCATGGTTTGTCCCATTTCTCACTGGCAGACCTGACACCACCATATAAGCATCGCCTATCGTCTCCAcctgtaaaaaaaaagaatatcgCGTTCTGTCTCACACCGTCATCCGATTTCAATGCGCGCGCGTATAAATTTGTGTGACATGCAAACAGAATCGATAATTGGCTCGACAATATTGCCTCGCGGGACTTTCGTTCAGACAGATACAGACCGTAATCCACGATTTATTGAAAAATTGCAGTCTTACCTTGTAAACGTCAAAGTTCTCGATTATCGAGTCGAAGCAGGTATATAGGTCGTTGAGTAAATCTACTACCTGAAGAGGTGTACTTTCGGCCGAGAGCTTCGTGAATCCTACTATATCGCTAAAGTAAATGGTCACTTGATCGTAAGTTTCCGCTATCACGCTCTGTCCGAGTATCAACTGGGACGCGACAGATCTGAAAATTTGGATCAACGAACTAGTCGGTCGTATAACAATTGATGACTATTTtatgtataattattattatcatttatTGTGTGTCGGATGTTCATGAATAATATAGTACAATGATGCATGTGGGATGAATAATCGTACAATATTTACGTTAAAATTTATAAGTAATGCAATAATATGCAGTGAAGAGTAATGAGCATGGTATGGATGAAACATATGCGGTTCTTCAAATTTTTTTGTTGCTTTGAgatgtagtatcagctgtaaaaatttgttacacgggtagtgaatcaccctctatatatttttgttaatcAGTAATATTTGCTGACAGTATCATTAGTAACCGAAAAATtatgatgcgtagaaatctctTAGGAATGGAGAAATGTACTCATTTGTGAGCTAATGTAATAATGGAGTACTTTTGATaatcaatttttatttatatatgaaACCAGGAGTGCAGTCCCATAGATATCAATATTACGACACAACGTGCAAAACTACGAATCGCGGAACTTATCaacaaaatatattacttaCTTTGGTAACAACTGGTACAGGAGCTCTTCGCATTTACGCTTCTCTTCCAGGTAATCTGCTGTGCGCTCCTCTACCAGAGTTTCCAAATTGGTGGCGTATTGCTCCATGCGGGAGAGCAAATTGTCGAGTATATTGCTGCTCTCGTAATCTCTGAAACAAGAACGAAGGCTTTCTCTATTCATCCTTCGAAGGGCGGTTGCTAATCGTGAACTTGTTGCTCAAGAGTGCGGTGAAACCACGGCAATCGACAAGGTACGATACGGTTCGCGCAACAGGCATTGTACCACTACAAGTTTCTAGGAAGTTTGAACTACACATATATCTTCTCACTTTAACGAACATGAATTTCAGTTTCTTCATCCCTGACATTAGCTTTTCTCATTAACGAAAACTATTTGCTCAATACTTGCGTCGTACACTACCTCTAAAAGACTATCTGTTCAAGATAACACACTCGAAGTGATCCCCACAATTGTATTTCTTTCAATGCGAACTCGATGGACCATTTCGTGTATTTTTCGTGCAAGGAACCATCGCTACCACTCTGATTTGGCATGAAATCTAACAACGATGCCAATATCGGGAGCAATCGATTTGACAAGAAGAAACTGGAAGCTGACGCAAGGAGGAAGAAGCAAAATGTCAAAAATATGCATAAGAGGATACTACTCTTCTATCGTTTAATAGGTTCTTCAACGATACTTCGTGACTCACTTGTTTATTTTCCGTATAGTTTGCTTAAGTGCTGGAAAATCGGGTCTGTCCGCAGCGTCTTGTGCCCAGCATCGCCTCATTAAAGTAGCCACCTAATTAAAATTCGATTTAATCGAACAGAAGAGGAAATTGAATTATTTCAATGCGACTGTCGTTGATACGAAGTCTAATCGATGATGGGCTATTCTTATAGGGAAAAAGAAGTACAAAGACGACAAAACTATACGTGTATATTGGCGAAATGTAGGCAGATGAATATTAAACTGTTAAAATTATTTATGGAATTCGTAGAGAGTTTAAAAATCGCAAAGGAGCACGCTTACTTCCTCTTCGACCGCGGACTCATCAATCACAGGCCTTAACGGGGAACCACCGCCTCTCTTAACAGCGTCGACGATTTCTGAAACAAAGGGAAAGTTGACCTGTGTTACAGGAACCTCGCGATCGAACCCTCGTTGAGAGGATACCACGATGGTTGTATGGCTCTTCCAAGTTCTTTAATCTCGTTGTCTATTTGCTCGAAGGGAAAGCAGTAACTAAATTTGAGCGTATAAACGTTTACATGCAACCACTTATTGCGGTTATATATAGTTATTAACCCTCGTGCATTGTCTGGATCAATTTGGCTTAGAGTTTAAATTGGATATGTAATAAGTTCTTATCGAAATATTAAACCAGTGCAAAAGTTATTAATTGCGCATTTAATGAAATGAAGTAGAGACTCGTTAAAATGCATACAGAGAATAAACGTGTAGGAAATATCGTAACGAGATAAATTTCGCATGCGGATATATCGATTTGACTGGCTCAACTATATGCTACTGAAGTTATACAAACAGTAGAGAATCCATGCGTTTGTTCTCATTTATTCGCGATTGTAAATCGCAGAAAAATCTAACAAGAGACTGGTATTACGCTAGCGCGTCTGTTCGAGCGCTTCTCTTACTACTTGGCCGTTCGTTTCAGTGGTACGATTCGTGCTTGGTCAGACGGCACTCACGAAGAATCGCGTTGTTGCTAACAACTTGTCAAGGGCATAGAACTGTATTCCCACGGGTAACAACAGGTAGAAAGAGAGGAATAGCGTGCACGTGAACCATAGATGCAGTCCAGAAATGTTTGGGAAATTCGAACAGGATTATTACGTTGAAGATCGTAAATTTCAGTCAGAAAGACCAGGAGTGTGAAAGATGAAAGACGAAAAGGTACGTGTGCAACCTACTGTGCCTGTACAGGTCCTCCAAGAAGGCGTTGCAAGATTCACAGTTCAGGGTGCAGTGAGGCCTACGGACTTCGAGCAATGGACTGACGGCCCTTCGAGGACTGGCCCCACCGTCGGGACTGGCACCCGGCATCGCCAGCAATGTTAGACTACTCGTACTCGACGTATTGCTTCTCTCCGCCATTTCTTCTCCTTTTCCTATCTATCCCGATTACTATGTTTTTCTGACCATTACCCAACAAATTCACCACCTTCCTTTTCCACTCTCACTTGCACTCTCtcttattctctctctctctccatctctctccctctctccattCTTACTCTCTCGTTCACGTGATTGCAGAAGTACTTCCGCGCGTTATAAAAATTTCTATCGTTTAACATTCGTAGATAATTGTCTCTCTTTCTGATACAGAagtcgtttttcgtaaaatttCTGCAATATCGGAATGAAGAATTTACGCGCGGCGATTTCCACCACCCGAGGAACCAAGGGGTTCCATCCCGAGATCCAACCGCTCGTTATCCAGCTGGCTTTACGCCACCGTAAAAATCGTTTATCCTCGTTCCGTTCGGCCAAATTACGTTCTCTCGTGTCTACCAGATCCGTTTTTTACGCTCGACACACTTTATGCAAATCCACGGTTTCCGCCCGGGCAGGAAAAGAACGAACATCGAGACATAACTTGATCAAATATTCGGATATTCTAGAGTCGCGTTTTCGAACAAGTGTATTATCCAGTCTGTTCATGGGTGAACGAACTGCAGCATCGAGCGGTTCTCCTATTTACGAAAAACAATGGAAGTCAGTTAATCGGACCGGCGTTTTTTTTCCCGCTTACGCAACTGTTTATGCTGAAATTCACGATCGACGATACGACGTCGTCGTCCAGCGTTGAAAGAAGTCCGACGAATGCCAAGGAACGAGATTCCAGCTCCGTTTCACGTAATCGCGAGCGTGCTCTAACGAAAAATCCCGATACATTCGTATATTCGAAGGGTATCCATCCAAACGTTATTCGATCATGACACCCCTGACCCTGTTATGAGAACGATTCGTTTCTCGCGTTCCAGTATACGCGGTGCTTTAGTCGTTATTACGACCCGACCGGAGTAATCAATTAATTGTCGGATCTCGGATACGAAATCAGGGTAATTGGCTTCGAAAAAGTAGCGGGGagcaaagaaaaagagaaaaagagaacgaAAGAGAGGAGGAGAGTGAGTCAACGACAACGGTgacgagaagagagagagagagagagagagagagagagagagaaggcgaAAGGtgaagagaaagaagagagaaagagagagtgaacAGGGGCGAAAGGGGGTTAGGGGTTGGCAGTCGTAGGAGGGAGGTGGGGATGGAGGTTGAATATCGAGCAAAAAGGAAAATCGGGCCGCGTAAATGGGACGGTCGAACGATTGATAAACACAAGCACGTACCGAGATAGACGCAGGCATGCAGGCACGCAGCCACGCAGCAGACACGCAAACACTCGGATCGCTCTCAGGCACGCAAGGAAGGcacgcgcgcacacacgttCCTCTGGACGGTCGCGGCGAGGTTGGTTAATTAAACGGCGGAGAGGACTCGGCGAAACCGAGTCCTACCCACACGAGGGGATGAAAGGGCCACGATTATACCACTGTGTGCGGCCCCAGTCGTCTTCACGTGCCAGTCCACCCACACTTGGTCACTTCCGGTTCATCCGGGCTTTTTCGAGTATACAATAAGTATATATATCGTACGCGAGAAAAACAAGAGATGAaaacagagagacagagaatACGTGATAGTGAACCGGGAACGTAGGGGAGAGGAGGAGAGAGAAAACGACGAGGAAGCGCGCGTCGCGAAACCCGTGTACGTTCCAGGACGCGTGGAAAGCTTCGACTGAGCTTTCAACCCCGGTCTCGATACGCTCCTAGCCTACTTGTGGCACGTTCCATCCTTTCATCGATCCTGACGCTCGCGTCGAAACCGAGCTTGCGAAAGCTCGTAAACTTCGTTACCGATCGGCCGCACCGCGGCTCTAGCCCGGATCAAACGAGCACCCTTCCTCCTGCACCACCTACGCGACGACGAAATACATCACGGTCGATACAAACCACCCTTGTCGACCATTTGTCGACGGCGCTAAACTTTCTTACCGGTCGGTCGGTAGATTCGCAACAATCTTACCCCACCCAAATGGCTAGTGCAATGACTTACTTTATCAAATTTTGCAGAGACAATTCAAGACATAAAAAAAGAAATCTGGCTTTTTGTTTACAATGTTCTCGTTACAGTACAGACTCGAGTAGTAGCAGGAACGAAATAGGGTAATATACCTGCGTATAGAACTTACCCTTGGGAGAGAGATAGTAGTTGTCACCCAAATAGAACGGTCCCTGGCGTACGACGATCTCGTGAACGATCACAGCGAAGCTATAGACGTCGCCCTTCTGAGTTCCTTCGGGTGGTCGCCTCACCATTCGCAACAATTCCGGGGCCGTCCACAGCTGCCCTGTTCAAGCAACGTTGTTTCACTCGCGCACACGTACAATTGTAAACGATGTGTACACATATTGGCTGTTTCGAAAGCCCACGACCAAACTTTTAACGCAGAGAAAAAGGATAAGTGAGATACATTCGAAACTAACACAAAACCCTGACCTCCTTCTCGTTAGAACTTATAAAAAAAAGACTGATAAAAcagtttaataaaaaaaaacaatgCACATATTGGatttgtcgtttgacctgattTCAAGTCACCCCGCTTTGATCCTATCGTTTTAATAAATGGTATGCAGCTCTCGAGCACTCACTTCTCCAATAGGCGTAACTGGTCTTGTCGTTGTACGCCTCGCTGCAGTTTGCCCTTCTCAGTTCGTGTAATCCGAAATCAGCGATTTTAAGGACGAATCGTGAATCGACCACACAATTGGAGGACTTTAAGTTGCCGTGACTCTTCACCTCGGACGCGTGAAGATACACCATTCCACGAACGATATCATGGATGAGGGATCCCCGAAATACGCGGTCCAGCTTGATTTGCTCATTCTCCAATATATCCTGCACACAGACGTATAATTAACTTTCCTTAAGTGTATCTTAACTTTTCTACacttatttaaaagaaaaactCGTGGCATCATTATTGCCTGTTATGAACAAACTTTATTCCTTTCCAGGTTCCCTCTCACAAACTTGTTATTTATGATAAAAACATCGAGAAACTAATTAATAGCCAGAACTAAGAAAGAACATTCCGTCCCGTTGAATTTCCGTGATCCGTTCGCCTGTAAACCCATCGTGTAGTTTACTCGCCGTTGAGTCCGATGGATTCAGGAAAGAACTAAAGTTTAATCACAGGAATTCGATTACATTTTTAATCGAATTCGATAACGAAGGTACGCGCGGTGGACGCGAGCCCTGGAATCCCACTTGGGCAAAGTTAATCCCTGTATCTCACGGCTGGATGCACGGAAAATGTGTGCCGTCAGATAGTTACGTACGCCAACGGTAAACTGATTTATTATGTCCGCGTAGATTCGCATACATTCCGCATGAATCGCATGTCATATCGTAACGCTAATATGGCAGGAACAACGACGAACAGGACTTCGAGACAATTAAGGCTTcaacaataattgaaaaaacaTTCGACTAATCGATACAAGTAAAATAGTATTCCAATATTTAACTTTGAGAAATTTTGAAAAAGTGGAGTTGATCAGCTTGACATCTAAATGGCTTACATTTAAGTCGCAAGAAAGAAACTGAGCGTGAGATAAATTGAAACAGAGTTAAAAAGAAAGGTAATTAGAATAACATGCGTATAAAAAATGAgaaatgatatatatatatatatatatatataagaaagTGACTTCTCTACAGACCTGAAGAGATCCTTTGGGGCAATACTCAGTCAACAAGCAGCAGTGCGGGGGCTCGATGCAAGCACCGTAAAAGCGCACCAGATGATCGTGTTGAAGATCCTTCATCTGTACAAACAAAACACGAGTTATCATTTGCTAAGGAACTGCGACATGTGTGGTTCGTCGGGAGAAGGCGCGTCAAAGGAAACTTCTTCGTTCCTTACGGTTGCGAAAGCTCGTAATTACAAGATAGCAATGTTTTTGAGAAACTTTCCGTTTGTACCATCCCGGTACGCTACATTGTGGAAAATCAGGAAACTTTTTCACTTACCCTTTTTAATTCGAGCAGCAAAGGCCGTGAGATTTCCACTTTGCTCCTTGGCAGCAGTTTTATGGCCACCTTAGAGTTCTGCGATGAATCGTACAGTATTATCCTCGCGGGTTTTAAGTATTATCTACAGTCAACCACAGAAATTTACGCGCAAACCTCTCacattttaaatattataaaaaatgcCAAGTAGATTTTTGTGGTTGTCAGTTTCTTTTTATCGTTCACGAAGAAAATGGTTAAGCAACTAAAATCGACGGGAAAGCGAGGAGAGGAAGGAACGAATCATAAAAGAACGGCGTTTATGTGGATAATATGACGCGTAAGATATTTAGACAGACGTCGCTTTACCGTCAGTAAGGTCGAACCTTGTAAAATCCCGTTGGAACGTAGATGTTTCTATCTACATCACCTGGTAAACTGGCGTTTTCATCCGAGTACAAGGTctgaaataaaagaaaagaacGTTCGTCTCGATCTAACTTGATTTAATGTCTCTCCAAAGGGACGAAGCTACTGTCTCGATCGAAGTGCATCGCGTAAATGTTTTGAGAGAGTGCTTCTTCTCCTTTGATGTAAAGGGAAATCATATTTTCGATTTAAAGCGGCGTAAAAATAAAGAGGCATGATCTCCATTAGAACGTTGCGTTCATTTCTCTTTGTGCTGGAGACATACGCGATATGTAACTATGCTAAACTAGAAAACATGCACTAAACGTGGAAAAGTGACAAATGTTGTGTAATCTAGTTAATATCTCTATTAAGCGCTATTAATCTGGACGATCTTGCTACCATTTTTACATGACCCATATTGCTTTTAAGCGACTTTAAACAAGCTTATTTTCGAGTGATCCCCTCAGATGACCATGATCTGACAcgatggaaaaagaaaaaaattacattaTAGGAGAGAGAGTTCTGTTGCTCCAATATAAGTGGTTGGTAACTGTGGGTGCTTTGAGGATGAGCCAATATAAGATTATTCCGTATCGCGAAGGCCGTTTTATCGCAGAATAAAAGTATACTAGAAACTCGCTGGCTGCAACCTCGGTAACTTGCATACGAGTCTCGTTTATTGTACTCCATCATACATAGTTCCATAGCAGAGAGTAAACAAAATGAAAAACAATAGCAGAAGAAGAAGCATATGGATCTCAGTATTAGTTAACTGTGAGTAACTTGATACACGCATGCAGTTTCAGTTCCGTTTCTTACAGCTACCGAGTTTCTACTCAGATACGTATTTAAATATTCACCAGTTGGCTGCCGCGCATCTTGTTCGCAATCAACGAATACATTGAGCCTTTCGCTTTTGCATTTCGCGCGATCATAATGTCGTTCCAGTGTACCTTCCACGTCATGGATGCTATTTCTGCTTCGAGCTTGAAATGCCTGCAAACACGGAAGAAAAAGGAAATGTTTTTCGACGGTAATGCAATCGTCGCCGTTGGTGAACGATTTAGATACACGATTTGCGATAAGCTGTCTGGAAACTCGTCGACGTTCCAGCTTACGCGAGTTAATCCGTTTAGGACGATTAAGGCACGATCACGAATACttgagacggttctaatctttTGGCCAATACCACTGTGGATGTTGAAATTAATAGGATCAAGATGCGAAAGAAGGGGAGGAAGATCATGTATCTCAAATATAGGTAAACGATCAACTTGCAGAAGTCTATTATAAAATAAAGGAAAATTAATATGCTCTGCTTACCTATAAATAAAAACCGACGCAACGACAAGAACAACGACGATCGAGCTCAATACCATCGAGAGGATAGCGTATCCTGGCAGAGCTATCACAAAACAGAACCAACGGGAAGGGTTAAAGGCGTCCAAC
Protein-coding sequences here:
- the LOC143428306 gene encoding proclotting enzyme, with product MEHNAGRIVWSGYKSTTTVRPDNLERPRGCGTTSKNRNRLVGGRPTSPTEWPWMVALLRRNQTQYCGGVLITDRHVLTAAHCVYSFNLRDIIVRLGEYDFTTTEETTAIDFAISEVRVHQDFNLITLENDIAIIKMHRPTVFDSYIWPVCLPPVDETFENKIGVVTGWGTRYYGGPVSTVLMEIDVPIWPQSKCVNSFVQRIPNTVICAGAYEGGRDACQGDSGGPLLHQLGNGRWINIGIVSWGIRCGEPGRPGIYTRVSSYLDWIFENAVF